The proteins below come from a single Trachemys scripta elegans isolate TJP31775 chromosome 16, CAS_Tse_1.0, whole genome shotgun sequence genomic window:
- the SPRED3 gene encoding sprouty-related, EVH1 domain-containing protein 3 produces the protein MLRVRAVVMTRDDSSGGWVPMGGGGLSHVMIGKVRRPEEGGRRRQYLICGERLRDQTTILECVLKKDLVYNKVNPIFHHWKVGDSKFGLTFQSPADAAAFERSVQAALEELAEGSLSSSSSSSSSQDDADGTDDAGLMHTDSESSSNSRKEMLPKHITIVTSESSSSCYIRSPASEEFAFSTAQGSTPTNQGGQVQTQPLQHVTLHDEEELESINPCKDLWVSKGYEDYRRAAVHKREANPDKVGMCVHFEKGSKERHFPAAGGGGGGGEGHLRDPKGSPSCRIHAAPSPPKQKHAKEPGASGGAGSEEDAVPSRCVYCRDVFNHEENGRGQCQDAPDPIGRCVYQLTCMWCAESMLYHCMSDSEGEYSDPCSCDLGHPHFCVRWMALVALSLVVPCMCCYLPLRACHWCGEHCGCCGGKHKAVR, from the exons ATGCTTCGGGTGCGAGCTGTGGTGATGACCCGAGACGACTCGAGCGGGGGATGGGTGCCCATGGGCGGGGGCGGCCTGAGCCACGTCATGATCGGCAAAGTCCGGCGCCCAGAGGAGGGCGGGCGGCGGCGCCAATACCTGATCTGCGGGGAACGCCTACGCGACCAGACC ACCATCCTGGAGTGCGTGCTGAAGAAGGACCTCGTCTACAACAAGGTGAACCCCATCTTCCACCACTGGAAAGTCGGCGACAGCAAGTTCGGCCTGACCTTCCAGAGCCCCGCCGATGCCGCAGCCTTCGAGCGGAGTGTGCAGGCCGCCCTGGAGGAGCTCGCCGAAG gttctctctcctcctcctcctcctcctcctcgtctcaGGATGACGCCGACGGGACGGATGACGCAGGGTTG ATGCACACGGACAGCGAATCCTCCTCGAACAGCCGGAAGGAAATGCTCCCCAAACACATCACCATTGTGACTAGCGAGTCCTCCTCCAGCTGCTACATCCGCTCGCCCGCCTCCGAGGAGTTTGCCTTCAGCACGGCCCAGGGGTCGACGCCAACCAACCAGGGAGGGCAG gtgcagacccagcccctgcagcacGTGACCCTGCACGAcgaggaggagctggagagcaTCAACCCGTGCAAGGACCTGTGGGTGAGCAAGGGATATGAGGACTACAGGCGGGCGGCGGTGCACAAGCGGGAAGCCAACCCCGACAAGGTCGGCATGTGCGTGCACTTCGAGAAGGGCAGCAAGGAGCGCCACTTCCCGGCAGCGGGGGGAGGCGGCGGAGGCGGCGAGGGCCACCTCAGAGACCCCAAGGGTTCCCCGTCCTGCCGGATCCACGCCGCCCCTTCGCCGCCCAAGCAGAAGCACGCCAAGGAGCCGGGGGCCAGCGGCGGGGCAGGCTCGGAGGAAGACGCCGTGCCCTCCCGCTGCGTCTATTGCCGGGACGTCTTTAACCACGAGGAGAACGGGCGGGGCCAGTGCCAGGACGCGCCGGACCCCATCGGGCGCTGCGTCTACCAGCTCACCTGCATGTGGTGTGCCGAGAGCATGCTCTACCACTGCATGTCGGACTCGGAGGGCGAGTACTCGGACCCTTGCTCCTGCGACCTGGGACACCCGCACTTCTGCGTCCGCTGGATGGCGCTGGTGGCTCTCTCCCTCGTCGTGCCTTGCATGTGCTGCTACCTGCCGCTCCGCGCCTGCCACTGGTGCGGGGAGCACTGCGGCTGCTGTGGTGGGAAACACAAGGCCGTGCGGTGA